A region of Anguilla rostrata isolate EN2019 chromosome 10, ASM1855537v3, whole genome shotgun sequence DNA encodes the following proteins:
- the cep78 gene encoding centrosomal protein of 78 kDa isoform X1 — MLDPIQIRRRGAVDFGTYYDYACAAQDMIPVQAVKVHVGQGVLDFNGDRIRLADWSPILNSVAINKQLHSIVIGSCYQPGLGEPERSRVYNRKKIPAFRSKDMTFRLCKAIRDCLSISPCLRTLRLHGLPLRERDLIALTKGLAKSSSLENLSLAYCPIGDEGLQTICQSVKYSTSIKTVDFTGCNLTWQGAEHMANIIKHQATRRRSDVWAESLRYRKPDLEHMGGIRRITLNCNTLIGDRGAAALSQELAEDLWVKAVDLQKCGISNEGAQALLETLSTNSTLTVLDLRRNPLVDNNLVKTIIEKVLTNSKGNSAEYSWIKPPAHKESQKARGQKGARGKSTFRIGARRAPSGGGRSPCTLQPQSRLAGAIPWRSAGRAGRTRALTEGVADHSFQEAASVKITVEMESESEESRTHTPPVLSPREAITVRQYKRLQVELEEYRLRLTEERKARVRADARLAEVELENARLRAANASLSEALQGRAVASALEDDAVLESIETSFHKFHAFLDLLKDAGLGQLASMAGLDQSQLQPPGRPQFSSTLGPNAGRDSKLAVREELPAPPVHQPDGSTGGTVTSPADFLPERAAQEVSVSPLGGSVGSGQHSSGSGGRPAEEWGELRDPPPLEPTARSGDGEDSRGNGSHGNGSHGNGSHDNDSHSNGSHRDSPSVRGGLRGSGAGRSGSESEPLEQIHSLSSLEPSSDLGF; from the exons ATGTTAGATCCAATACAAATACGGCGGCGGGGAGCCGTGGACTTTGGGACCTATTATGACTACGCTTGTGCGGCCCAAGACATGATCCCGGTCCAAGCTGTCAAGGTACACGTGGGCCAAGGTGTGCTGGACTTCAACGGAGATCGCATCAGACTGGCGGACTGGTCGCCGATACTCAACTCCGTGGCCATAAACAAACAACTGCACAGCATCGTCATCGGCAGCTGCTATCAGCCCGGTCTCGGAGAACCAG AGAGGTCTCGGGTATATAACAGGAAGAAGATCCCGGCGTTCCGGTCCAAGGACATGACATTCCGGCTGTGTAAAGCCATTCGGGACTGCCTGAGTATTTCTCCCTGCCTTCGAACACTGAGGCTGCATGGCCTcccactcagagagagagacctgatCGCCCTCACCAAG GGTCTTGCGAAAAGTTCGTCGTTGGAGAACCTTTCTCTGGCGTACTGTCCAATAGGAGACGAAGGATTACAAA CAATCTGCCAGAGTGTGAAGTATTCCACTTCAATCAAGACCGTTGATTTCACCGGCTGTAATTTAACCTGGCAGGGTGCCGAACACATGGCCAATATCATCAAG CACCAGGCCACCAGGAGGCGCAGTGACGTTTGGGCAGAGAGCCTGCGCTACAGGAAGCCGGACCTGGAGCACATGGGCGGGATCCGCAGGATCACGCTCAACTGCAACACGCTGATCGGAGACCGAGGAgccgctgctctctctcaggaaCTGGCAGAGGACCtgtgggtcaaag CAGTGGACCTGCAGAAATGTGGGATCTCCAATGAGGGGGCGCAGGCCCTGCTGGAGACGCTGAGCACTAATAGCACCCTGACTGTGCTAGACCTGCGCAGGAACCCGCTGGTGG ACAACAACCTCGTGAAGACCATCATCGAGAAGGTCCTCACAAACTCCAAGGGAAACTCTGCTGAG TATTCCTGGATCAAGCCTCCAGCACATAAAGAGTCTCAGAAAGCCAGAGGACAGAAGGGAGCCAGAGGGAAATCCACCTTCAGAATCG GCGCTCGAAGAGCCCCCTCTGGTGGTGGCAGGAGTCCTTGCACCCTGCAGCCGCAGAGCCGCCTGGCTGGGGCCATACCCTGGAGATCTGCCGGCCGCGCTGGACGCACCAG AGCTCTTACTGAGGGCGTGGCAGATCACTCATTCCAG GAGGCAGCTAGTGTGAAGATCACAGTGGAGATGGAGTCTGAATCAGAGGAGAGTAGAACACACACCCCCCCGGTGCTCAGCCCTCGAGAGGCCATCACAGTGCGCCAGTACAAACGACTACAG gtggagctggaggagtaCCGGCTCAGACTGACTGAGGAGCGGAAGGCCAGGGTGCGAGCTGACGCCCGTTTAGCAGAG gtggagctggagaACGCTCGGCTGAGGGCGGCGAACGCGTCGCTGTCGGAGGCGCTGCAGGGCCGGGCCGTGGCCAGCGCGCTGGAGGACGACGCCGTGCTGGAGAGCATCGAGACTTCCTTCCACAAGTTCCACGCCTTCCTGGACCTGCTGAAGGACGCTGG GCTGGGTCAGCTGGCCTCCATGGCGGGGTTGGATCAGTCTCAGCTGCAGCCGCCCGGACGACCCCAGTTCTCCTCCACCCTCGGCCCCAACGCAGGGAGAGATAGCAAGCTGGCA GTAAGAGAAGAgctccctgctcctcctgtgCACCAGCCTGACGGCTCCACAGGGGGCACTGTAACATCCCCGGCGGACTTCCTGCCGGAAagagctgcacaggaagtgtcCGTCAGTCCGCTGGGCGGCTCGGTGGGGAGTGGCCAGCATTCCTCAGGCTCGGGGGGGAGGCCTGCCGAAGAATGGGGCGAGCTGCGGGATCCCCCTCCACTCGAACCCACGGCCCGCTCTGGTGACGGGGAAGACTCCCGCGGCAACGGCTCCCACGGCAACGGCTCCCACGGCAACGGCTCACACGACAACGACTCCCATAGCAATGGGTCCCACAGGGACAGCCCCAGCGTGAGAGGGGGGTTGCGGGGGTCCGGAGCGGGGAGGAGCGGGTCCGAATCGGAGCCCCTGGAGCAGATCCATTCCCTGAGCAGCCTGGAGCCCAGCTCCGATCTGGGGTtttga
- the cep78 gene encoding centrosomal protein of 78 kDa isoform X2: MANIIKHQATRRRSDVWAESLRYRKPDLEHMGGIRRITLNCNTLIGDRGAAALSQELAEDLWVKAVDLQKCGISNEGAQALLETLSTNSTLTVLDLRRNPLVDNNLVKTIIEKVLTNSKGNSAEYSWIKPPAHKESQKARGQKGARGKSTFRIGARRAPSGGGRSPCTLQPQSRLAGAIPWRSAGRAGRTRALTEGVADHSFQEAASVKITVEMESESEESRTHTPPVLSPREAITVRQYKRLQVELEEYRLRLTEERKARVRADARLAEVELENARLRAANASLSEALQGRAVASALEDDAVLESIETSFHKFHAFLDLLKDAGLGQLASMAGLDQSQLQPPGRPQFSSTLGPNAGRDSKLAVREELPAPPVHQPDGSTGGTVTSPADFLPERAAQEVSVSPLGGSVGSGQHSSGSGGRPAEEWGELRDPPPLEPTARSGDGEDSRGNGSHGNGSHGNGSHDNDSHSNGSHRDSPSVRGGLRGSGAGRSGSESEPLEQIHSLSSLEPSSDLGF; the protein is encoded by the exons ATGGCCAATATCATCAAG CACCAGGCCACCAGGAGGCGCAGTGACGTTTGGGCAGAGAGCCTGCGCTACAGGAAGCCGGACCTGGAGCACATGGGCGGGATCCGCAGGATCACGCTCAACTGCAACACGCTGATCGGAGACCGAGGAgccgctgctctctctcaggaaCTGGCAGAGGACCtgtgggtcaaag CAGTGGACCTGCAGAAATGTGGGATCTCCAATGAGGGGGCGCAGGCCCTGCTGGAGACGCTGAGCACTAATAGCACCCTGACTGTGCTAGACCTGCGCAGGAACCCGCTGGTGG ACAACAACCTCGTGAAGACCATCATCGAGAAGGTCCTCACAAACTCCAAGGGAAACTCTGCTGAG TATTCCTGGATCAAGCCTCCAGCACATAAAGAGTCTCAGAAAGCCAGAGGACAGAAGGGAGCCAGAGGGAAATCCACCTTCAGAATCG GCGCTCGAAGAGCCCCCTCTGGTGGTGGCAGGAGTCCTTGCACCCTGCAGCCGCAGAGCCGCCTGGCTGGGGCCATACCCTGGAGATCTGCCGGCCGCGCTGGACGCACCAG AGCTCTTACTGAGGGCGTGGCAGATCACTCATTCCAG GAGGCAGCTAGTGTGAAGATCACAGTGGAGATGGAGTCTGAATCAGAGGAGAGTAGAACACACACCCCCCCGGTGCTCAGCCCTCGAGAGGCCATCACAGTGCGCCAGTACAAACGACTACAG gtggagctggaggagtaCCGGCTCAGACTGACTGAGGAGCGGAAGGCCAGGGTGCGAGCTGACGCCCGTTTAGCAGAG gtggagctggagaACGCTCGGCTGAGGGCGGCGAACGCGTCGCTGTCGGAGGCGCTGCAGGGCCGGGCCGTGGCCAGCGCGCTGGAGGACGACGCCGTGCTGGAGAGCATCGAGACTTCCTTCCACAAGTTCCACGCCTTCCTGGACCTGCTGAAGGACGCTGG GCTGGGTCAGCTGGCCTCCATGGCGGGGTTGGATCAGTCTCAGCTGCAGCCGCCCGGACGACCCCAGTTCTCCTCCACCCTCGGCCCCAACGCAGGGAGAGATAGCAAGCTGGCA GTAAGAGAAGAgctccctgctcctcctgtgCACCAGCCTGACGGCTCCACAGGGGGCACTGTAACATCCCCGGCGGACTTCCTGCCGGAAagagctgcacaggaagtgtcCGTCAGTCCGCTGGGCGGCTCGGTGGGGAGTGGCCAGCATTCCTCAGGCTCGGGGGGGAGGCCTGCCGAAGAATGGGGCGAGCTGCGGGATCCCCCTCCACTCGAACCCACGGCCCGCTCTGGTGACGGGGAAGACTCCCGCGGCAACGGCTCCCACGGCAACGGCTCCCACGGCAACGGCTCACACGACAACGACTCCCATAGCAATGGGTCCCACAGGGACAGCCCCAGCGTGAGAGGGGGGTTGCGGGGGTCCGGAGCGGGGAGGAGCGGGTCCGAATCGGAGCCCCTGGAGCAGATCCATTCCCTGAGCAGCCTGGAGCCCAGCTCCGATCTGGGGTtttga
- the psat1 gene encoding phosphoserine aminotransferase, producing the protein MDKKQARNFGAGPAKLPQTVLLEAQKELLDYNGIGISVLEMSHRSSDFTKILNTTENLLRDLLDIPENYKVIFMQGGGSGQFSAVPLNLIGLKEGRCADYLVTGTWSAKAAKEAEKYGTVNIVNPKLESYTTVPDPGTWTLSSSASYVYYCCNETVHGVEFNFVPNAKGAVLVCDMSSNFLSRPVDVSKFGLIFAGAQKNVGCAGVTVVIVREDLLGKALKECPVILDYQVQAGNNSVYNTPPCFSIYIMGLVLEWIRNCGGAAAMEKLNKEKASLIYDIINGSNGFYVCPVDSGCRSRMNVPFRIGKKDGDDALEKTFLEGASKLGMISLKGHRSVGGIRASLYNAVTLDDTRALADYMTEFLKEHL; encoded by the exons ATGGACAAGAAGCAAGCTCGCAACTTTGGCGCCGGACCGGCAAAACTCCCACAGACC GTCCTTTTGGAAGCTCAGAAGGAGCTCCTGGATTATAATGGCATTGGGATCAGTGTTCTGG AGATGAGTCATCGATCTTCAGATTTTACCAAAATCCTAAACACAACTGAGAACCTGCTACGGGACCTCCT TGACATTCCTGAGAACTACAAGGTGATATTCATGCAGGGGGGCGGGTCTGGACAGTTCAGCGCCGTCCCCCTCAACCTGATTGGTCTGAAGGAGGGCAGGTGTGCAGACTACCTGGTGACGGGCACCTGGTCCGCCAAGGCGGCCAAAGAGGCGGAGAAGTACGGCACAGTGAACATCGTCAACCCCAAACTGGAGAGCTACACCA CGGTCCCTGACCCCGGCACCTGGACGCTCAGCTCCTCAGCCTCCTACGTGTACTACTGCTGCAACGAGACGGTCCACGGCGTGGAGTTCAACTTCGTCCCCAACGCCAAGGGCGCCGTGCTCGTCTGCGACATGTCCTCCAACTTCCTGTCGCGGCCCGTGGACGTGTCgaag TTCGGGCTGATTTTCGCGGGGGCGCAGAAGAACGTGGGGTGCGCGGGCGTGACCGTGGTCATCGTTCGGGAGGACCTGCTGGGGAAGGCCCTGAAGGAGTGCCCCGTCATCCTTGACTACCAGGTGCAGGCCGGAAACAACTCTGTGTACAACACCCCGCCCTGCTTCAG TATCTACATCATGGGTCTGGTTCTGGAGTGGATCAGGAACTGTGGTGGTGCAGCTGCCATGGAGAAGCTCAACAAGGAGAAAGCCAGCCTGATCTATGACATCATCAACGGGTCAAACGGATTCTATGT GTGCCCGGTGGACTCCGGTTGCCGCAGCCGGATGAACGTGCCGTTCCGCATCGGCAAGAAGGACGGAGACGACGCCCTGGAGAAAACGTTCCTGGAAGGAGCCTCCAAACTGGGAATGATTTCCTTGAAAGGGCACAG gtcagtCGGGGGGATTCGGGCGTCCCTGTACAACGCCGTGACGCTGGACGACACTCGCGCCCTGGCAGACTACATGACGGAGTTCCTGAAGGAGCATCTGTAG